Proteins encoded together in one Corallococcus caeni window:
- a CDS encoding AMP-binding protein, whose protein sequence is SQTQLSFRSLSERVCRLAHHLRLLGVGPEVTVGVFLQRSDELVTSLLAILCAGGAYVPLDPAYPSERLALMLEDSRAGLVLSHSALRDRLPPGA, encoded by the coding sequence TCGCAGACGCAGCTCTCCTTCCGCTCCCTCTCCGAGCGCGTCTGCCGCCTCGCCCACCACCTGCGCCTGCTGGGCGTCGGCCCCGAAGTCACCGTCGGCGTCTTCCTCCAGCGCTCCGACGAGCTCGTCACCAGCCTCCTCGCCATCCTCTGCGCCGGTGGCGCCTACGTCCCCCTCGACCCCGCCTACCCCTCCGAGCGCCTCGCCCTCATGCTCGAGGACTCTCGCGCGGGCCTGGTGCTGTCCCACTCCGCGCTCCGCGACAGGCTGCCCCCGGGCGCTC